In Rhizobium oryzihabitans, one DNA window encodes the following:
- a CDS encoding methionine ABC transporter ATP-binding protein: MSFQSSAASPATPPKAVPEPAVKDPMVTFEGVTKTFGGADGKPGFAALAGIDYTVPKGSITGIIGRSGAGKSTLIRLANGLEKPSSGRVVVDGVDVAALDEKSLRTLRRSVGMIFQHFNLLSSRTAFDNVALPLEIAGLGKKEIETRVTPLLDLVGLSDKSKRYPAELSGGQKQRVGIARALATQPKLLLSDEATSALDPETTQSILELLKRINAELGLTVLLITHEMEVVKTIASQVAVIDRGLIVEQGRTFDIFTAPKHETTRSLLSSSVGVKLPHWVTSGLKPEAAEGDRVLVRLVFFGETAFQPLTARLVAEIGPDVNILAGTIEEISGEPFGSLVVSYPATAEITARASRFYAETGLHTEVLGYVA; this comes from the coding sequence ATGAGTTTTCAATCCAGCGCGGCCTCGCCCGCGACCCCGCCAAAGGCGGTCCCAGAACCGGCGGTCAAGGATCCGATGGTCACGTTCGAAGGCGTGACCAAGACATTCGGCGGTGCCGACGGCAAGCCCGGTTTCGCAGCCCTTGCCGGCATCGATTACACCGTGCCGAAGGGCTCCATCACCGGCATCATCGGCCGTTCGGGTGCGGGCAAATCCACCCTCATCCGTCTCGCCAACGGCCTTGAAAAACCTTCCTCGGGCCGCGTCGTCGTCGATGGCGTCGATGTTGCAGCCCTTGATGAGAAGAGCCTCAGGACGCTTCGCCGTTCCGTCGGCATGATCTTCCAGCATTTCAATCTCCTGTCGTCGCGCACCGCTTTCGACAATGTGGCGCTGCCGCTTGAAATTGCCGGCCTTGGCAAGAAGGAGATCGAAACGCGGGTAACGCCGCTGCTCGATCTCGTCGGCCTTTCCGACAAGTCCAAGCGTTATCCGGCGGAACTCTCCGGTGGTCAGAAGCAGCGTGTCGGCATCGCCCGCGCGCTTGCCACGCAACCCAAGCTGCTGTTGTCCGACGAGGCGACGTCGGCGCTCGACCCGGAGACGACCCAGTCCATCCTCGAGCTTCTGAAGCGCATCAATGCCGAACTGGGGCTCACCGTGCTGCTCATCACCCATGAGATGGAGGTGGTGAAGACCATTGCCTCGCAGGTGGCTGTCATCGACAGGGGCCTGATCGTCGAGCAAGGCCGTACCTTCGACATCTTCACCGCACCGAAACACGAGACGACCCGCAGCCTACTGTCGTCCTCGGTCGGCGTGAAGCTGCCGCATTGGGTGACTTCGGGCTTGAAGCCGGAAGCTGCGGAAGGCGACCGCGTTCTCGTGCGGCTGGTGTTCTTCGGCGAAACGGCTTTCCAGCCACTGACGGCCCGTCTGGTTGCCGAGATCGGCCCTGATGTGAACATCCTTGCCGGCACCATCGAGGAGATTTCCGGCGAACCCTTCGGCTCGCTGGTTGTCTCCTATCCGGCCACAGCGGAAATCACCGCCCGCGCCAGCCGTTTTTATGCTGAGACCGGTCTTCACACGGAGGTGCTCGGTTATGTCGCCTGA
- a CDS encoding methionine ABC transporter permease — MSPDMIFNLLLKGLLQTLHMVAVAGIVGSIIGVPMGVFLATSGKGELFPAPMTNRILGLVVNAARSTPFIILVVAIIPFTRLVAGTSIGTSAAIVPLTVATVPFIARLVEAAIREVDKGLIEAARAMGATPLQIVTKVLLAEAKPGITLALTLTLVSLIGYSAMVGAVGGGGLGDLGIRYGYQRFMPDVMLAVVLVLIVLVQLVQSAGDRLARSFDKRTRKN, encoded by the coding sequence ATGTCGCCTGATATGATTTTCAACCTTCTATTGAAGGGCCTTCTGCAAACGCTGCACATGGTCGCGGTCGCCGGCATCGTCGGCTCGATCATCGGTGTGCCGATGGGCGTTTTCCTCGCCACCAGCGGCAAGGGCGAACTGTTCCCCGCGCCGATGACAAACCGCATTCTCGGCCTCGTCGTCAACGCGGCGCGCTCCACGCCCTTCATCATTCTGGTGGTGGCGATCATTCCTTTCACCCGTCTCGTGGCCGGCACCTCCATCGGCACCAGCGCCGCCATCGTGCCGCTCACGGTCGCCACTGTGCCCTTCATTGCAAGGCTGGTGGAGGCTGCGATCCGCGAGGTGGACAAGGGCCTGATCGAGGCCGCCCGCGCCATGGGCGCGACACCGTTGCAGATCGTCACGAAAGTCCTGCTGGCCGAAGCCAAGCCCGGCATCACGCTGGCGCTGACACTCACCCTCGTCAGCCTCATCGGTTATTCGGCGATGGTCGGCGCTGTCGGCGGCGGCGGGCTGGGAGACCTCGGCATTCGCTACGGTTACCAGCGTTTCATGCCTGACGTGATGCTGGCCGTGGTTCTGGTGCTCATCGTGCTGGTGCAGCTGGTGCAGAGCGCCGGTGACCGGCTCGCCCGCAGCTTCGACAAGCGGACCCGCAAAAACTGA
- a CDS encoding MetQ/NlpA family ABC transporter substrate-binding protein yields MKKIILAASLAALFTAGQALAETIKIGVTPAEHAQIMEQVKKIAATKGLDIDIVEFSDYVVPNQALNDGELQANSFQHQPYLDNQIADRKFDLVSVGTTITTPMGVYSKKVKNLDELKDGATVGIPNDPTNGGRALLVLASKGVLKVKEEAGLKVTPADITENPKNIQIVELDAAQLPRSLDDTDASVINTNYATAAGLNPKKDAIAIESEKSPYANIIAVRAQDKDKPWVKTLVESYHSPEVKAFILEKYNGTVIPSW; encoded by the coding sequence ATGAAGAAAATCATCCTCGCGGCTTCGCTCGCCGCTCTCTTCACCGCCGGTCAGGCGCTGGCCGAGACCATCAAGATCGGCGTAACCCCCGCCGAGCACGCGCAGATCATGGAGCAGGTCAAGAAGATCGCGGCGACCAAGGGTCTGGACATCGACATCGTCGAATTCTCCGATTATGTCGTGCCGAACCAGGCGCTGAACGATGGCGAACTTCAGGCCAACTCCTTCCAGCACCAGCCTTACCTCGACAACCAGATCGCCGACCGCAAGTTCGATCTCGTCAGCGTCGGCACCACCATCACCACCCCGATGGGCGTTTATTCGAAGAAGGTGAAGAACCTTGACGAGCTGAAGGACGGCGCGACCGTCGGCATTCCGAACGACCCGACCAATGGCGGCCGCGCGCTGCTGGTTCTCGCTTCCAAGGGCGTGCTCAAGGTCAAGGAAGAAGCCGGCCTGAAGGTAACCCCTGCCGACATCACCGAAAACCCGAAGAACATCCAGATCGTCGAGCTTGATGCTGCCCAGCTGCCGCGCTCGCTTGACGACACCGACGCTTCGGTCATCAACACCAACTATGCGACGGCTGCCGGCCTGAACCCGAAGAAGGACGCGATCGCCATCGAAAGCGAAAAGTCCCCTTACGCCAACATCATCGCCGTCCGTGCGCAGGACAAGGACAAGCCCTGGGTGAAGACGCTGGTGGAATCCTACCACAGCCCGGAAGTGAAGGCCTTCATTCTGGAGAAGTACAACGGCACGGTCATCCCGTCCTGGTAA
- a CDS encoding bifunctional diguanylate cyclase/phosphodiesterase has product MFPSQDDAFEGDFMRIAPRNIGEYLPVGRRTAVGVVLSTFALVLLIVTALVLSALSQVREKANLLDNARSRETTAGALVTFREQLGATLNDYAAWDDAAEYVYAPDRFDWVASNYGDMTVNNELFDTAVVLDEDGKVRMAYQNGKPASWKSQSYFSGGVREMIERVQSMRPGITSQVTGFVKTRDGIAAAGVALVRLKSGALPPVGSERRYLIFARHLTQATVDKLARNYVIDGLQLEYGDGPAENHVDIVNPLGDVLARLVWRSHLPGDVSFHDARPVVFTALGIAGTFFLVLLIIGSATLDRLKADEAAAREEALRDRLSGLSNRAGLFSKLNRMVGKARQDKTDIKLLYLDLDGFKEINDSYGHAAGDRLIKGVAAALRVLVPEGAVLARLGGDEFAIAIQGNDVWSEGRKLCQALLELFTEPFSIGERVASIGCSIGTSVSRAGDINGEELLRRADMAMYQAKENGRGRYVSYELKMDALREEKLQLEADLRHAILNDEITVVYQPVVSAATRCITGVEALARWQRPGYGFVPPDIFIAAAETSGLIDRLGLIVLHKACETAAQWPSIKLSVNISPVQFRNPAFSRHVADILAATQTPTERLRLEMTEGYFIQHPERASAAIDKLKQLGLHIALDDFGAGFASVGYLRRFGFDRMKIDRSLIMALEKGGRSLQMLQATVALAKSLDIPVTAEGVETEEQAAILHLCGCDELQGYLFSKPVAAEVVTAMLEEQTAPLFALRAGA; this is encoded by the coding sequence ATGTTTCCTTCGCAAGATGATGCTTTCGAAGGGGATTTTATGCGGATTGCGCCGCGAAACATTGGGGAATACCTGCCGGTCGGGCGAAGAACGGCCGTGGGCGTCGTATTGTCCACATTCGCGCTCGTGCTTCTCATCGTCACCGCGCTCGTCCTCTCCGCCCTCAGCCAGGTCAGGGAAAAGGCGAATTTGCTGGACAACGCCCGCTCGCGAGAGACGACGGCCGGTGCCCTCGTCACCTTCCGCGAGCAGCTCGGTGCGACCCTGAATGACTATGCCGCCTGGGATGATGCGGCCGAATATGTCTATGCTCCTGATCGCTTCGACTGGGTGGCCAGTAATTATGGCGACATGACGGTCAACAACGAGCTTTTCGATACCGCCGTCGTGCTTGACGAGGACGGCAAGGTCCGCATGGCCTATCAGAACGGCAAGCCAGCCTCCTGGAAGTCGCAGAGTTATTTCTCTGGCGGCGTCAGGGAAATGATCGAGCGCGTGCAGTCCATGCGGCCAGGCATTACCTCTCAGGTGACCGGTTTCGTCAAAACGCGCGATGGCATCGCCGCCGCAGGCGTGGCGCTGGTACGGTTGAAATCGGGAGCCTTGCCGCCGGTCGGTTCCGAGCGGCGTTATCTGATTTTTGCGCGCCATCTCACGCAGGCGACGGTGGACAAGCTCGCCCGCAATTACGTCATCGATGGGCTGCAACTGGAATATGGCGACGGGCCTGCCGAAAACCATGTGGATATCGTCAACCCGCTGGGCGATGTGCTGGCGCGGCTCGTCTGGCGCTCGCATCTGCCGGGAGATGTCAGCTTTCATGATGCGCGCCCGGTTGTCTTTACCGCGCTCGGCATTGCGGGAACGTTCTTTCTCGTCCTTCTCATCATCGGCTCTGCCACGCTTGACCGGCTGAAGGCCGATGAGGCTGCGGCGCGGGAGGAGGCCCTGCGCGATCGCCTGAGCGGGCTCAGCAACCGCGCCGGCCTGTTTTCCAAGCTGAACCGCATGGTGGGCAAGGCCCGGCAGGACAAGACGGACATCAAGCTGCTCTACCTCGATCTCGATGGTTTCAAGGAGATCAACGATTCCTACGGCCATGCCGCAGGCGACAGGCTGATCAAGGGTGTGGCGGCGGCGCTGAGGGTGCTGGTGCCGGAAGGTGCCGTGCTGGCGCGGCTTGGCGGCGATGAATTCGCCATTGCCATTCAGGGCAATGACGTATGGTCGGAGGGCCGCAAGCTCTGTCAGGCGCTGCTTGAACTTTTCACCGAGCCCTTCAGCATCGGGGAGCGGGTGGCGAGCATCGGTTGCAGCATCGGTACCTCGGTTTCGAGGGCCGGCGATATCAATGGTGAGGAACTGCTGCGCCGCGCCGACATGGCCATGTATCAGGCCAAGGAAAACGGGCGCGGGCGTTACGTTTCCTACGAGCTGAAAATGGATGCGCTGCGCGAGGAAAAGCTGCAGCTTGAGGCGGATCTGCGCCACGCCATTCTGAATGACGAAATAACGGTGGTCTACCAGCCGGTCGTCAGCGCCGCCACGCGCTGCATCACCGGGGTGGAGGCACTTGCCCGCTGGCAGAGGCCGGGATACGGCTTCGTGCCGCCGGATATCTTCATCGCTGCTGCCGAGACCAGCGGCCTCATCGACCGGCTCGGCCTTATCGTCCTGCACAAGGCCTGCGAGACGGCGGCGCAATGGCCCTCCATCAAGCTTTCGGTGAATATCTCACCCGTGCAGTTTCGCAATCCCGCCTTCTCCCGCCATGTGGCGGATATTCTCGCCGCCACGCAGACGCCGACCGAAAGGCTGCGGCTGGAGATGACGGAGGGATATTTCATCCAGCATCCGGAACGGGCAAGTGCGGCGATCGACAAGCTGAAACAGCTTGGCCTGCACATAGCGCTCGATGATTTCGGGGCCGGCTTTGCAAGTGTCGGCTATCTGCGCCGCTTCGGTTTCGACCGCATGAAGATCGACCGCTCGCTGATCATGGCGCTCGAAAAGGGCGGACGCTCTCTGCAAATGCTGCAGGCGACGGTGGCGCTGGCGAAATCGCTCGATATCCCGGTCACTGCGGAGGGTGTCGAGACGGAAGAACAGGCAGCCATCCTGCATCTGTGCGGTTGTGACGAATTGCAGGGTTACCTGTTCTCGAAACCGGTCGCCGCCGAAGTCGTCACCGCCATGCTGGAGGAGCAGACGGCGCCGCTGTTTGCGCTTCGGGCAGGGGCGTAA